The Starkeya sp. ORNL1 DNA window CTCGGTTCGGTCCAGGCGTTCAATTCGGTCACCGTCACCTCGCGCGTGGATGGACAGCTCGATCAGCTGCTGTTCGTCGAAGGGCAGGAGGTCAAGGCCGGCGAGGTGCTCGCCGTCATAGATCCGCGCCCCTATCAGGCAGCGGTACGACAGGCCGAGGCGCAGGTCCGTGTCAGCGAGGCGAAGATCGTCGCCGCCAAGGCCGACCTCGGACGGCTCGAGGAATTGCAGAAGTCCGGTGTCGGCTCGCGGCAGGCGCTCGACGGCAAGCGCGCGGATGTCGGCCAGCTCCAGGCGACCATCGAGGCCGCGCAGGCCGAGGCGGAGCGCGCGCGGCTCGACCTCGAATATACGAGCATCACATCGCCGATCGACGGTCGCGCCGGGCTGCGGCAGGTCGATACCGGAAACATGATCATGGCGATCGACCGCAAGGTGATCGTCGTGGTCACCCAGCTCCAGCCGATCTCGGTGGTGTTCTCGCTTCCCCAGGAAGATCGGGTGCAGGTGTCCGAGCAGCTCGCGAAAAGCCGGGGACTGCCGGTCTATGCCTTTGCCCGCGACAGCCGGACCCAGCTCGCCGAGGGCACGCTCACTATGGTCGACAACCAGATCGACCCGAAGACCGGCACGTTCAAGCTGAAGGCGACATTCGCCAATACGAACAATGCTTTGTGGCCCGGTCAGTTCGTCACCGTGCGCCTTCTCCTGATGCAGCAGCCGGACGCCATCGTGGTGCCGGCGCCGGCGGTGCAGCGCGGGCCGCAGGGCACCTATGTCTATGTCATCGGCGCCGACGACAGGGTCGCCATGCGCGCAGTCGATGTCGGGCAGGTGCAGGACGGGGTGGCGACGCTGGAGCAGGGCCTGTCGCGCGGCGAGCGCATCGTCGTCGATGGCCAGTACAAGCTGCAGCCCGGCGACCGCGTCTCGATCAGCGGCGCGGAGCGGCCGGGCGGCGACGGCCAGCCCTTCTATCCGGGGTCGGAGCGTAGCGCGGCGCCGCCTTCATGAGCCTCTCCGAGCCCTTCATCCATCGACCGATCGCCACATCGCTCCTCACCATCGGCATCGTGTTGCTGGGATTGCTCGGATACAGGGCGCTGCCGATCTCGGCGCTCCCCACCGTCGATTTCCCCACGATCGAGGTGACGACCCTTCTCACCGGTGCCAGCCCCGATGTCGTCGCCTCCTCGGTGACGACGCCGCTCGAGGCGCAGCTCGGCCAGATACCCGGGCTCGCCGCGATCAGTTCGGTAAGCTCGTTCGGCCGCAGCGCCATCACGCTGCGCTTCACCCTCGGCCGCAACATCGATTCGGCCGCGCAGGACGTCCAGGCGGCGATCAGCGCATCGGCGGGAACGCTGCCGGCCGAGCTGCCCAATCCACCGGTCTTCAACAAGGTGAACCCCGCCGATGCACCGATCATGGTGCTGGCGCTCACCTCCCAATCGCTGCCGCTCTCGCGCGTCAACGATTTCGCCGAGACCGTGCTGGCGCAGAAGCTGTCGCAGGTCGAGGGCGTCGGGCTGGTCTCGATCCAGGGCGGGCAGAAGCGCGCCGTGCGCATCCAGGTCGTGCCCGGCGCGCTCGCAGCGCTCAATCTCGGGCTGGAGGATCTCCGCGCGATCGTGGCGCAGTTCAACGTCAATGCGCCGAAGGGCAATCTCGACGGGCGACGCCAGTCCTACACCATCGCCGCCAACGACCAGCTGCTCTCCGCCGAGACCTATGGCGATATCATCATCGCCTATCGCGCCGGGGCGCCGGTGCGGCTGAAGGACGTCGCGACCGTCACCGACAGTGTCGAGAATGTGCGCCTCGCCGGCTGGCAGAACGAGCGACCCGCGATCCTGGTGGATGTGAAGCGCCAGCCTTCCGCCAACATCATCGAGACGGTGGAGCGCATCGAGGCGATCCTGCCCCAGCTGCGCGGCGCCGTGCCGGCCAGCGTCAAGATCGACATATTGAGCGACCGTACCGAGACCATCCGCGCATCGGTGGCCGAAGTCGAGTTCACGCTGGTGCTGTCCGTGGCGCTCGTGGTGCTGGTGATCTTCCTTTATCTGCGCAAGGCGTGGGCGACGATCATCCCGAGCATCGTGCTGCCGGTGTCGCTGATCGGCACCTTCGGCGTGATGTACGCGGCCGGTTTCAGCATCAACAATCTTTCGCTGATGGCGCTGACCATCGCCGCCGGCTTTGTCGTCGACGACGCCATCGTCATGATCGAGAACATCGTCCGCCACATCGAGAACGGCGCCTCGCCGACGCAAGCCGCGGTGAAGGGCGCGCGCGAGATCACCTTCACCATCATCTCGCTCACCTTCTCGCTGGTCGCCGTGTTCATTCCGCTGCTGCTGATGAGCGGCGTGGTCGGCCGGCTGTTCCGCGAGTTCGCGGTCACGCTCACCGTCGCCGTCATCGTCTCCGGCATCGTGTCGCTGACGCTGACGCCGATGATGTGCGCGCAGTTCCTGAAGCGCGAGCCGGAGAAGCCGCGCGAGCCGTCCTGGTACGACTGGCTGTTCGACCGGCAGATCGCGCTCTACGAGAAGAGCCTCGAATGGGTGCTGGCGCGCCGGCGGCTGATGCTGGGCATCACCATCGGGGCGATGGTGGCGACCGGGGTGCTCTACCTCATCGTGCCGAAAGGGTTCCTGCCGCAGCAGGACACCGGCATGATCATCGGGGTAACCGATGCGCCGCCCGACATCTCGTTCGGTGCCATGGTCGCGGCCCAGCAGCGCATGGCAAGCGCGATTCTCGCCGACAAGGATGTGGCGAGCCTCGTGAGCTTCGTCGGTTCGGGCTCCGTCAATCTGACGGCGAACAGCGGCCAGTTATATATCAACCTCAAGCCGCGGGACGAGCGTGACGCCAGTGCCGAAGAGGTCATGGCGCGTATCCGCGACACTGTTGCCCCCATTGCCGGCATCTCGCTCTTCATGCAGGCGGCGCAGGACATCCAGATCGACAACCGCGTCAGCCGTACCCAATACCAATATGTGCTGCAGGATCCCGACACGGCAGAGCTGGCGGACTGGTCGACGAAGCTCGCGGACGCGCTGAGGCAGCGTCCGGAACTGGCCGATCTCGCCACCGACAATAATAGCGGCGGCCTGCAGACGCGGATGACGATCTTCCGCGACAAGGCGGCCCAGCTGGGGGTGTCGATCCACTCCATCGTCAATACGCTGTACGACGCCTTCGGGCAGCGGCAGATCTCGACGATCTACACCCAGCTCAACCAGTACCATGTGATTCTGGAGCTCGATCCGCGGTTCCAGACCGATCCCTCCGCCTTGCGCTCGCTCTATGTGCAGTCGGACGGCGGGACACCGGTGCTGCTGAGCACCGTCGCCGATTTCCACACCGAGACCGCACCACTGACGATCAGCCATCTCGGGCGCTTCCCGGTCGTCACACTGTCCTTCAACGTGCCGCCCGACTACTCGCTGGGCGCCGCCATCGACGCCATTTCCGAGACCGAACGCGCCATCGGCCTGCCGCCGGCGATCGCCACCGCCTTCACGGGCAGCGCCGCGGAGTTCCGCAGCTCGCTCGCAGGCCAGCCCTTGTTGATCCTGGCAGCGATCGTCGTGGTCTATATCGTGCTCGGGGTGCTCTATGAGAGCTTCATCCACCCGATCACCATCCTCTCCACCTTGCCATCGGCGGGCCTCGGCTCGCTCGCCGCGCTCTATCTGCTCGGCCGCGAGCTCGACCTGATCTCGCTGATCGGCATCATCCTGCTGATCGGCATCGTGAAGAAGAACGCGATCATCATGATCGACTTCGCGCGCGAGGCCGAGCGCTCGTCCGGCATGTCGCCGGAACAGTCGATCCGGCAGGCCTGCCTGCTGCGCTTCCGGCCGATCATGATGACAACCATGGCGGCGCTGCTTGGCGCCTTGCCCCTCGCCGTGGCGCACGGCGCCGGCGCCGAGCTGCGCCAGCCGCTCGGCATCGCCATCGTTGGTGGCCTGATCATCTCGCAGTTTCTGACGCTCTACACCACGCCGGTCATCTACCTGCTGTTCAGCCGCTTCACGTTCGAAGGCAAGGCCGCAAGCGTGCCCTCGACGGTCGCGCCCTCGAGCCCACCCGCGCAAGCGCCTATGCCCCGACTGCCGCGCATCTCCGACACCGAGCTGCCGCGCTTTACCGGGGAGGGATAGCCAGGTGACCGGCCTCGCGCGCCTCTTCGCCGGCAGACCGGTCGGAAGCATGCTGATCGCCATCGGCATCATGCTGATCGGCGCTGCCGCCTACCGGCAACTCGCCATTGCCACTCTGCCGGCGATCGACGTGCCGACCATCGTCGTCTCCGCGCAGCTGCCCGGCGCGAGCCCGGAGACCATGGCGAGTGCCGTCGCGACGCCCCTGGAGCGTCGGCTCGGCCGCATCGCCTCGATCACCGAACTGACCTCGATCAACACGCTCGGCAACACCCAGATCACCCTGCAGTTCGCGCCGGAGCGCAACGTCGACGGGGCGGCGGTCGACGTGCAGGCCGCCATCAGCGCGGCGGGCGACGAACTGCCGAAGGACATGCCGAGCCGGCCGGTGTTCAAGAAGATCAATCCGATCCTGATTCCAGCCGTCTTCCTCTCCATCCGCTGCGATACGCTGCCGCCGGATGAGGTGATCAAGTATGTGAATGGCGTCATCGTCGACAAGCTCGCGCAGCTCGAAGGCGTCGGCAATGTCGTCGTCCAGGGCGCAGCCAAGGCGGCGGTCCGGGTGCGCATGAACCCGGCGGCGATGGCCTCGGTCGGCATCGGCCTCGACGATGTCCGCGCCGCGATCGTGGCTGGCAGCGTCACGCTGCCGACCGGCAGCCTCGACAATGACTATCGGTCGGAGGCCATCGTCACCGACAGCCAGCTTACCAATGCCGCCGCCTTCTCGCGGCTCATCGTCGCCCAGCATGATGGCGCCAACGTGCGGCTCGGCGATATCGGAACCGTGGCCGACAGCGTGGTCGATACCCGCGTCGGCGGCTGGCTGAACACCGACCCGGCGATCTTCGTGTACATCCAGCGCAAGGCCGGCGCCAATATCGTCGCCACGGTGGACCGCGTGCGCGAGGCGCTGCCGCAGATCCGTCGCTGGCTGCCACCCTCGATCCATGTCGATATCATTGCCGACCGCACCGTCACCATACGCGGCACGCTGCACGATGCGCAGCTCACCTTCCTGGCGACGACCTTGCTGGTGATCGGAACCATCCTGCTGTTCCTGCGCGATACGCGGGCGACGCTGATTGCCGGCATGTCGATCCCGGTGGCGCTCGCCGGCACCTTCATCGTGATGTACTTCCTCGACTACAGCCTCGATCTCATTTCCCTGACCGCGCTCACCGTCGCCATCGCCTTCGTGATCGACGATTCCATCGTGATGGTGGAGAACATTGCGCGCTTCCGCGAGCAGGGGTTTGGCCGGCTGGAGGCGACGGTGAAGGGCGCCGCCCAGATCGGCTTCACCATCGTCGCCATCACGCTGTCGCTGGTCGCGGCCTTCATCCCGTTCCTGATGTTTCCCGGGGTGATCGGGGTGATCATGCGGGAATTCTCGGTGACGCTCTGCGTTTCCATCCTCATTTCGGCCGTGGTCTCGCTGACTCTTACCCCTGCGCTCGCCGCACGGTTCCTGAAGGTGCGCCACGCCGACGACAGCGAGCCCCGGGAGGGCAGGCTGGGCCGCTGGATCCAGTGGGGCTTCGACCGCATCCTCGATGGCTATGCCCGCAGCCTGCGCCACGCGCTCGACCATCGGCGCTTCATGCTGTTCCTGACCGCACTGTGCGCGGTCGGCACCATCGCACTCTACGCCATCATGCCCAGCGGCTTCATGCCGACGCAGGACACCGGCGTCATCATCGGCATCACCGAGGCGCCGCCCGACACCTCCTTCGCCGCCATGCGCCTGCGCCAGATCGCCGTCGCCAAGGCGATCCGCGAGCATCCCGCGGTGGAGAACGTCACCTCTTCGATCGGCACAACGTCTGTCGATACCGGCGGCGGCGCGGCAAGCGTCAGCACCGGCCGCTTCTACATCATGCTGAAGCCACGCTCCGAGCGTGGTGCCGTCACCGAGATCATCGACGAATTGCGCGAGGCGCTCTCCGCGCTGCCGAGCACCCGCACCTATCTGCAGCCGGTCGAGGATCTCAATGTCGGAGCCCGCGAGGGCAAGGGCCAGTACCAGTTCACCTTGCAGGACGAGAACTGGGAGGAACTCGATCACTGGTTCGACATATTGTTCACCCGGTTCCGCACATTGCCGGAGCTGCGCGATGTCGGCGCCGACCTGCAGAATGGCGGGCTCCAGGTCATTCTCGACATTGACCGCGACCGCGCCGCCCAGCTCGGCATCTCGCCGCAGGTGATCGACGACACGCTTTACAGCGCATTCGGCCAGCGCCGCGTCTCGACCATCTACGCGACGACCGACCAGTATTATGTCGTGCTGGAAGTGGACGCCAATCTGCAGGCCGAGATCGACACGCTGCAGAGCGTGTATGTAAAGGCGCCGGACGGCAGCCAGATTCCGCTGCGGGCGGTGACCAAGACCAGCGAAGGCGAGACCGCTTTGGTGATCCCCCACCAGGGCGAGTTCCCCTCCATCACCATCAGCTTCAACCTCGCGCCCGGCGTCGCCCTCAATCAGGCCATTGCGAAGATCGAGGACACGGTGGCGGAGCTGCGCCCGCCGGGCACGCTGCGTACCAGCTTCGAGGGCAAGGCCGGCGCCTTCAACTCGTCATCGGGCTCCGAGCCCTATCTGCTGCTCGCCGCGATCTTCACCATCTATATCGTGCTGGGCGTGCTCTATGAGAGCTATGTCCACCCCTTCACCATTCTCTCGACCATTCCATCCGCCGGCCTTGGCGCCCTGCTGGCGCTGTTGCTGAGCGGACAGCAATTGTCGCTGATCGCCTTCATCGGCATCATCCTCCTGGTCGGCATCGTGAAGAAGAACGCGATCCTGATGATCGACTTCGCGCTGTCAGCGGAACGCAGCGAAGGGCTTTCCAGTGCGGACGCCATCTACAAGGCGTGCGTGCTGCGCTTCCGTCCGATCGTCATGACCAATCTCGCGGCCATTGTCGGCGCGCTGCCGCTGGCGCTCGGCACCGGCCCCGGCTACGAGATCAGGCAACCGCTCGGCTATGCGATCATCGGCGGGCTGATGGTGTCAGGCGTCCTCAACCTCTACACCACGCCGGTAATCTATCTCTATATGGACTGGTTCCGTCGGCGCCGGGCGCGCAAGACCGAGCCGGCTCAGGACACGCTCGCGACCGAGGCCGGCTGAGCTGCGCTCGGCCGAATTGTGCTCGGCACGACGCGCTCGATGCGCTCTGCGGCGAGTGCCACGCCGCCTTCAGAACGCACCTGTTGCCCAAGGCGTTTCGCATTCTCGCGAAGCTTGGAATCGCCCATTACCTGTTTGAGGGCGGCGGCAAGCCGCCGCTCGCCCAGCCTGTCGAAGGGCAGCGCCGGGGGAGCTACGTGCAGCGCATGCAGGCGTTCGGCCCAGAAGAACTGGTCGAGAATGAACGGCACCATTACCGATGGCCGCCCGGCTCGCAGCGCCGCCGCCGTGGTTCCCGCGCCGCCATGGTGGACGACAGCGGCGACATGTTCGAACAGCCAGTCGTGCGGCACGTTCTTTATGACGATGGCGTCGTCGCGCAGGTCGGACGGCTCCATCGTGCTCCAGCCCGCGTCGAGAATGGCCCGCGCTCCAAGCGAGCGCACAGCCGCCAGGATGGCATGCGCAACCTGTCTTGGCTGACGTATCGGCATGCTGCCGAAGCCGACATAAATCGGGGGCGGGCCCGCGCCTAGAAAGCGCGCGAGGTCGGGCGTCGGCTTCCAGGCGGGCGAACGATCAAGCTGCCAGAAACCGGTGTTGAGAACGTTTGGTGGCTGCCCGGACTGTGGGACCAGGTGACGGCTATAGGCAAGCAAGATAGTTTGCCTTGCATGCAGCATGCTCTTGAAGGGGACGAGCAGGGGTACCGAAGCGTTTCCCGAAAGCTCCGCTTCGCTTCGAGCGATAGCTGGCCGTAGAACTTGCCATAAAAGCTGGGCGGCAATTGCATATTGAGCGGAATTCATAAAGCCCGGCAGCCGGAACGGAAGCTGCGGAAGCAGTGGGCTTCCAGCTTGTGCAGAGGGCAATACCGGCTGCAGATAAACTTGCACCAAAGGTATTTGAAATGCGCGGGCCAAACCAAGACTGAAGAAAACCGCCGTTCCAGCTGCAACAATGACATCACATTGGGCGGCAGCGGCGCGGATTGTTCGGGTCCAGTCGACTATATTTTGTTCTATGATATTCTTAAATGCAGCTGTCGCTGAAAATGGATTGCGGCCTGCCGAGCCAAGCTCGGCGCCCGCTGCATTCTTCATTTCGCTTTCCAGATCACCCCTTAATGGGATGAAGTTTACACCGTTGCTTTCACACAAAGAGGCAAACGTTGACAAGCTTGCAAGCTGGACCGAATGACCTTTGACCAGTAGCGTTCTTGCTAGGGCTACAAGAGGCTGCACGTCCCCGCGTGTACCCACCGCTATGATCAAAATGCGCAAATATTTCTTCCATTTTTGAGAAGATCGGCGACCTCTTATCTTCAATCGATAATGTGCCGTTGTCTCCTCTACGTATACCCTGCCGTGCCGACATTATCCGCGCAGGCAAAAAAACTGGATGTAATTTAATACCGTCTATGCAAGTGCGCGTTTAATCGACCTTGCGGGGCGCAAGAAATTCCCGCCAGCCGTCGCGTGGTGGATCGGCTCGACCTGATCCTAATAATAATCGGGCAATATCTGGCAGTGGCGTCCAAGCAATTCGCCAGGAGCCAGTGTTTCGGGCAGTCGCCGCGCTCCCTCAGCCGGAGACGTTCGCAGGCGACTTGGGACTACGCGATCACGCCGAGGCGGGCGTCATGGCGAGCGGCGTGAGAAAGCCGCTGACCCCCGCACGCATCTGCTCGATGTGGGTGAACAGGCACGAATGCTCCCCACCCTCGATAGTGATGAGCCGGGCGCCCGGAATAGCCACGGCAATGTGCGTGGCATGATCGAACGGCACCATGGTGTCGGCGGTGCCGTGAATGACGAGAACCGGAACTCTCACGGCGTTCTCCGGCAGTTCGGGCAGGGTGGTGAGCTGGACCAGCTCGTTGAACGTGCCCGGCAGGCGCTCGGCGAGCCGCTTGAAGAGGATCGCAAGCTGCGAGCGCATCAGTGGGCCGGCCTCCGGGTGCGCTAGGGCGCGCGCGCGAAGCTCCGGATCGGAGATGAGGCCGCGGGCACACCATCCGGCCCGATTCACGGTCAGCCATTGCAGGCCCGCGGCGACGCCCGGCAGGCGGGCGAGTGCCTGCATGAACGGCAGGCGGGCGCGCACATGCCACGGCACGTGGAGCCGCTTCGTGCAGGGCGACATCATGATCAGCGCGGCGCAGCGCTCCGGATGGCGCGCGGCGAAGGCGAGCCCGACCGGCGCGCTGGCCGAGGGAGCGAGCACGATGGCCTGCTGCCTGCCGAGGCGCGTCAGCAGAGCCGCGAAGAGATCGGCCTGGGCCTGCGCGCTTTCGAGGTTGCCCATCGGCGTTCCGAGAAAGCCGGGGCGGGATGGCGCGATGATCTCATAGCCGGTGGGAAAGGCGCCCAGGGCCAGGATCAGGGCCATATCGTAGCCGCCCATCCCGCCATGCAGCGCGAGCACGGCGGGTCCATGCCCGGTCAGCGCCACTTCGACGGGGCCGAACTGCGTCTCGACCATGCCGAGCTGGTGGGGGCAGGGAATGGTGCCGGCAGGAACCGGCAGGAATCCGGAGAGCTGGTGGCCTTCGACGGCATGGCCGGGCATGAATTCTCCTCGGTACAGCCCAGCGGCCGGTATGGTGGATGAGCGCAGGTGCCTTGCGCGGCAGGCGCCGCTTGATGCGTGAGGGCGCCGCTCGGGCACTCCGGAGGTCATCGACTGGACCAGGCGCAGCAGATCCGGGTCGTCGAGGGCGTTCCAAGCCCTGAGGTTTGCATGGATTTCTCCCAGGAATGCAAGCTGCCTGTCTTCCGGAGCGGATGCAACGGCACCGCCGTTTCGACGAGCCGCCGTTCCGCTGACCTAGCACGCTGGGCGAGGAGCCCGCTCCGCGACTGGGGAATTTGCGAAACGGCGTGGAAAGCTATTCTTCCAAGCCGGCGATCGTGCGAGGAGTGGCAGGAGCCTGCTGCCCGTGCGCGCCGGCTCGCGAGAGTTCTGTCATTCGCTGACCAGCCGCCGAGGAAGCCAATATGATCCTGGAGATTGCCATCATCGAAGTCGTGCCCGGCAAGGAAGCCGAGTTCGAGAAGGCGTTTGCCGAAGCAGGACCGCTGTTCCAGCGTGCCAAGGGATGCCGGAGCATGGAAATCCAGCGCTCGATCGAGTTTCCGAGCCGCTACCGGCTCGTCGTCGGCTGGGAG harbors:
- a CDS encoding efflux RND transporter periplasmic adaptor subunit gives rise to the protein MRPYTKKFLVLMLLGGVGWSIVSSTQIGWSAIAPKSPGIVDDLRSASGAGATPVIAAFAEKRTVPVFRTGLGSVQAFNSVTVTSRVDGQLDQLLFVEGQEVKAGEVLAVIDPRPYQAAVRQAEAQVRVSEAKIVAAKADLGRLEELQKSGVGSRQALDGKRADVGQLQATIEAAQAEAERARLDLEYTSITSPIDGRAGLRQVDTGNMIMAIDRKVIVVVTQLQPISVVFSLPQEDRVQVSEQLAKSRGLPVYAFARDSRTQLAEGTLTMVDNQIDPKTGTFKLKATFANTNNALWPGQFVTVRLLLMQQPDAIVVPAPAVQRGPQGTYVYVIGADDRVAMRAVDVGQVQDGVATLEQGLSRGERIVVDGQYKLQPGDRVSISGAERPGGDGQPFYPGSERSAAPPS
- a CDS encoding multidrug efflux RND transporter permease subunit — encoded protein: MSLSEPFIHRPIATSLLTIGIVLLGLLGYRALPISALPTVDFPTIEVTTLLTGASPDVVASSVTTPLEAQLGQIPGLAAISSVSSFGRSAITLRFTLGRNIDSAAQDVQAAISASAGTLPAELPNPPVFNKVNPADAPIMVLALTSQSLPLSRVNDFAETVLAQKLSQVEGVGLVSIQGGQKRAVRIQVVPGALAALNLGLEDLRAIVAQFNVNAPKGNLDGRRQSYTIAANDQLLSAETYGDIIIAYRAGAPVRLKDVATVTDSVENVRLAGWQNERPAILVDVKRQPSANIIETVERIEAILPQLRGAVPASVKIDILSDRTETIRASVAEVEFTLVLSVALVVLVIFLYLRKAWATIIPSIVLPVSLIGTFGVMYAAGFSINNLSLMALTIAAGFVVDDAIVMIENIVRHIENGASPTQAAVKGAREITFTIISLTFSLVAVFIPLLLMSGVVGRLFREFAVTLTVAVIVSGIVSLTLTPMMCAQFLKREPEKPREPSWYDWLFDRQIALYEKSLEWVLARRRLMLGITIGAMVATGVLYLIVPKGFLPQQDTGMIIGVTDAPPDISFGAMVAAQQRMASAILADKDVASLVSFVGSGSVNLTANSGQLYINLKPRDERDASAEEVMARIRDTVAPIAGISLFMQAAQDIQIDNRVSRTQYQYVLQDPDTAELADWSTKLADALRQRPELADLATDNNSGGLQTRMTIFRDKAAQLGVSIHSIVNTLYDAFGQRQISTIYTQLNQYHVILELDPRFQTDPSALRSLYVQSDGGTPVLLSTVADFHTETAPLTISHLGRFPVVTLSFNVPPDYSLGAAIDAISETERAIGLPPAIATAFTGSAAEFRSSLAGQPLLILAAIVVVYIVLGVLYESFIHPITILSTLPSAGLGSLAALYLLGRELDLISLIGIILLIGIVKKNAIIMIDFAREAERSSGMSPEQSIRQACLLRFRPIMMTTMAALLGALPLAVAHGAGAELRQPLGIAIVGGLIISQFLTLYTTPVIYLLFSRFTFEGKAASVPSTVAPSSPPAQAPMPRLPRISDTELPRFTGEG
- a CDS encoding efflux RND transporter permease subunit, translated to MTGLARLFAGRPVGSMLIAIGIMLIGAAAYRQLAIATLPAIDVPTIVVSAQLPGASPETMASAVATPLERRLGRIASITELTSINTLGNTQITLQFAPERNVDGAAVDVQAAISAAGDELPKDMPSRPVFKKINPILIPAVFLSIRCDTLPPDEVIKYVNGVIVDKLAQLEGVGNVVVQGAAKAAVRVRMNPAAMASVGIGLDDVRAAIVAGSVTLPTGSLDNDYRSEAIVTDSQLTNAAAFSRLIVAQHDGANVRLGDIGTVADSVVDTRVGGWLNTDPAIFVYIQRKAGANIVATVDRVREALPQIRRWLPPSIHVDIIADRTVTIRGTLHDAQLTFLATTLLVIGTILLFLRDTRATLIAGMSIPVALAGTFIVMYFLDYSLDLISLTALTVAIAFVIDDSIVMVENIARFREQGFGRLEATVKGAAQIGFTIVAITLSLVAAFIPFLMFPGVIGVIMREFSVTLCVSILISAVVSLTLTPALAARFLKVRHADDSEPREGRLGRWIQWGFDRILDGYARSLRHALDHRRFMLFLTALCAVGTIALYAIMPSGFMPTQDTGVIIGITEAPPDTSFAAMRLRQIAVAKAIREHPAVENVTSSIGTTSVDTGGGAASVSTGRFYIMLKPRSERGAVTEIIDELREALSALPSTRTYLQPVEDLNVGAREGKGQYQFTLQDENWEELDHWFDILFTRFRTLPELRDVGADLQNGGLQVILDIDRDRAAQLGISPQVIDDTLYSAFGQRRVSTIYATTDQYYVVLEVDANLQAEIDTLQSVYVKAPDGSQIPLRAVTKTSEGETALVIPHQGEFPSITISFNLAPGVALNQAIAKIEDTVAELRPPGTLRTSFEGKAGAFNSSSGSEPYLLLAAIFTIYIVLGVLYESYVHPFTILSTIPSAGLGALLALLLSGQQLSLIAFIGIILLVGIVKKNAILMIDFALSAERSEGLSSADAIYKACVLRFRPIVMTNLAAIVGALPLALGTGPGYEIRQPLGYAIIGGLMVSGVLNLYTTPVIYLYMDWFRRRRARKTEPAQDTLATEAG
- a CDS encoding glycosyltransferase, whose protein sequence is MKIRGRRSSQKWKKYLRILIIAVGTRGDVQPLVALARTLLVKGHSVQLASLSTFASLCESNGVNFIPLRGDLESEMKNAAGAELGSAGRNPFSATAAFKNIIEQNIVDWTRTIRAAAAQCDVIVAAGTAVFFSLGLARAFQIPLVQVYLQPVLPSAQAGSPLLPQLPFRLPGFMNSAQYAIAAQLLWQVLRPAIARSEAELSGNASVPLLVPFKSMLHARQTILLAYSRHLVPQSGQPPNVLNTGFWQLDRSPAWKPTPDLARFLGAGPPPIYVGFGSMPIRQPRQVAHAILAAVRSLGARAILDAGWSTMEPSDLRDDAIVIKNVPHDWLFEHVAAVVHHGGAGTTAAALRAGRPSVMVPFILDQFFWAERLHALHVAPPALPFDRLGERRLAAALKQVMGDSKLRENAKRLGQQVRSEGGVALAAERIERVVPSTIRPSAAQPASVASVS
- a CDS encoding alpha/beta hydrolase, with translation MPGHAVEGHQLSGFLPVPAGTIPCPHQLGMVETQFGPVEVALTGHGPAVLALHGGMGGYDMALILALGAFPTGYEIIAPSRPGFLGTPMGNLESAQAQADLFAALLTRLGRQQAIVLAPSASAPVGLAFAARHPERCAALIMMSPCTKRLHVPWHVRARLPFMQALARLPGVAAGLQWLTVNRAGWCARGLISDPELRARALAHPEAGPLMRSQLAILFKRLAERLPGTFNELVQLTTLPELPENAVRVPVLVIHGTADTMVPFDHATHIAVAIPGARLITIEGGEHSCLFTHIEQMRAGVSGFLTPLAMTPASA
- a CDS encoding antibiotic biosynthesis monooxygenase, encoding MILEIAIIEVVPGKEAEFEKAFAEAGPLFQRAKGCRSMEIQRSIEFPSRYRLVVGWETIEDHMVGFRESEDFQAWRALVGPYFAQPPQVEHAKVAVKNF